A window of Chitinophaga sp. MM2321 contains these coding sequences:
- the rpsS gene encoding 30S ribosomal protein S19 has translation MARSIKKGPYVDQKLENKVEKMNVGTKKTVIKTWSRRSTITPDFVGHTFAVHNGNKFIPVYVTEFMVGHKLGEFAPTRNFRGHVNKKM, from the coding sequence ATGGCTCGTTCCATAAAAAAAGGTCCTTACGTAGACCAGAAACTAGAGAATAAGGTGGAGAAAATGAATGTGGGCACCAAGAAAACAGTTATCAAAACTTGGAGTCGCCGTTCTACTATTACGCCTGATTTCGTTGGTCACACTTTCGCTGTACACAATGGCAACAAATTTATTCCTGTTTATGTAACGGAATTTATGGTTGGTCATAAACTGGGCGAATTTGCACCCACACGTAACTTTAGAGGTCACGTAAATAAGAAAATGTAA